From Salminus brasiliensis chromosome 12, fSalBra1.hap2, whole genome shotgun sequence:
ggaggctaacagagtcggcagagaaacagatggagtcTGGAATTAGAGAACTGCAGAGTGCATTTCTTGGAGCATTCATGCTGTTTGTATAGTCAGGGCCTGTAAAAATCTCAACAATCAGCTACATCTGAAGCTTGCTGGAGCACTGTCCGTATGATCCGAGGATCACTAGTTggatcccgggtcatgctgctcgccatcagcagccggaatctgagagagcacagctggccttGTGTTGGGGGCAATGCAAATGATAcagggagttcacatgaacagggcgAGGGTAGTTGGCCTTCTagatgaattaaataaaaatgtataaatgcataatacaaataaataaaatatgtaaaaactaTAATTGTATGGGCTAAGCATGGGCAGTAAGTTCACAGTACTTGTGTTATGTACAGTTAATTGTAGAATAATAGAACTgtatctggtgtgtgtgtgtgttgccctgCAGTGCAGCGACAGATTCTGGCTGGTCAGGAACTGCTGCTGGAGAAGCTGAGGGAGATCAGGAAGGTTTGTGAGGCAGATTCACACTAAGCTCTTGGGAAAGCACAGTAATAatcatttgtttgtgtgtttgtgtgcttgtgtgtatgtgtgattttGTGTAGGCAAGCAATCGAAAATCgttttgtttgttctgaaaCTGCTCTTTCTCGGTTCCTagttttgcatgtgtgtgtgtgtgtgtgtatttcagatTTCCCTTCGGCAGATGAACCAGACGCGCTTCTACATCGTGGAGAGCAGGAATCGGGTAGTGCAGGTCGACCTGCTGCTGGGAGGCCTTCCCCTGCACCTCAACACCGAGGAGTACACACAGCTTCTCCAGCAACACCTGGCTATTAAGAGTTAGTCTTGCTTTGTCTCTAgcacatacaaatatatatatgtatatatatatatatcacacacacacacacacacacacacacacacacgtttgtcTGTTGATGTCTTGGGAGGAAATTCGTTTGTGTACATGATCATTGCTAGCATCCAAGAAGACCACCAGCAGATATTCAGGTAGCAGAGAAATGTTGACACCAGAAGTGGCAATGATCGGGGTCCAAGCGCTGTCCGCTAGGGTTGGcgatattgtgataaattttgttatcagGATCCGattagaattaaaaaaataattggtaAGTAATtagtagtaattagtaaaagtaaTTAGTGCTGGttaattggatgaagtgcagtAGAGTTTGAATAGAAGATACTGTACTCAGTCTGTTAACGCTATAATGTTATTATCACGTTATCAttgcattaatatatatatatatatatataattacgtTATTGACTGTTTGTAATAATCTATGCCTGACTTTAACCCTAGTAGACAAAAAGACAATATGCATAtgtaaccctctctctctctctctctctctctctctctctttctctctttctgcaggtcaCCTGGTCACCATCAATCATGTGTATGCTGGACAAGGTAAGAAACCCATCACATCACCCATAGCAACATTCCATAGCAACTGTTGGCCTACACTGGGACTCTGGGGAGGAAGGATAATGTGCTgcgtgtgtgaaagagagagagagagagattgatagagagagaaacagaagctCCTCTGTGCTGCAGCATTGTCTCAGAAGGCAGTCATTGTTCCACAACAGACCTTTAGACTCTATGCAGTGCTGCTGACGCTCACTGATGGTGTGTGTAGCAGGAGAAACAGAccgctgcgtgtgtgtgtgttaactgtGCTACAGTGGAAGAGGCCTGTCCTACACGCTGTACGTCTCTAAGCGAGCGCCTTGTTGTGCCTTGCCAAACGCAACACATTCATGAAGCCCTGCACGAGGAACCACGAGAAGGAGCTGGCAGCTGCCCTCCACCGCCTCCTCGAATTCCTAGCATTCCTACTCCAGATAATCCCAGATCTTGCTTCGTCAGTAAAATGTCGAGAGATGTTCACAGCGTTATGCTGAGCACTGTGCAGGTGTGAccaggtgtgtgtgatgtgttgtgCGGGTGCAGGTGCGGTGGCATTGCAGATTAGCTGTTTCTCTGAAGCAGAGAGGATCTACATGCTGGCCAGGGACACCAGCGTTAACGGCAAGCAGCTCACCTCTCTGGTCATCCCTGAAATCATGGCAAGTGTCccatttactcactcactctctcactcactcagagaactacacaatatgtccaaatgtttgtggacaccccttttaaagaatgcattctgctactttgaGTTAAAcccattgcacacacacacaccttgtctagtccctgtagagaagtactgccaatagattaggactctctggaggagagacacatcatgaccctattggcaccatgctgcctaataataccaggcatgggctagaagggtataaagccccccagcattgagctgtggagcagtggaattgcagtattctctaaaatgatgatgatgatggagcgccatccagttctttttgggatgagctgaggagttgggaatgatgagatgggatggtgatcaatcatccagcAGCTTACTGactctcttgtcactgaatgcaatcaaatcctcacagcagtgctcctctagAAAGCCAGTCACTTAAAATCTTTAGGAAGCAACAgtgaaaaagcaggtgtcccaatttccatatctgtgtcagcaatgggtgcaatttaaagtagctgaatggattcattaggagcggtgtccacaaagttttggacatatagtgcattttgCAATATCAGCACTGTTATAAGGATTTGCAAACAATAAATTGTGCAGCTTTCCGGTCTAGTGTGTAATTAACACCAGGGCTGCTTTGCTCAGCAGTAATAGAAGTCAATGACTAAATGACAGCGCAACAGCGCACTCTTGTGGACAGCTTGGAAACTGTAATGCAATGTAAAAGACTCTAAAGGGCTTCTAATTTATTTCCTACAGCAAAGCAAACTGAGCAGAGGCTCCTCTCCCCTGCTGGTCTTTGTTAATCCTAAAAGTGGAGGCCTGAAAGGCAGGGAGATCCTTTACGGCTTCCGGAAACTTCTAAACCCCCATCAGGTGTTTGAGCTGACCAGTGGAGGGCCATTACCTGGGTGAGATCATCGAGTGTCTGCCGTGTGACGGCACTTTCTGAAGGATGCCTTTGCTAACTTTGTTACTTTCCTTCTGCTCTGTGCCCTGTGtgatttagttatttatttatttattttttggcagGCTGCACACTTTTCGGGAGGTGCCCCACTTCCGGATGCTGGTGtgtggaggagacgggacggtGGGCTGGGTGCTGGGAGTGCTGGAATCTATTAGACACAAACTGTCCTGCCCTGAGCCAGCTATTAGTATTGTCCCTTTAGGCACAGGTAAGGACTTACCCACagtttaaataatatttatattattacatttgacATTAATAATTGGACAGATGTCACTGTGGAGCCAAGAGTTCTTACCTTCGTTATTTATTGGTTCCTGTTTGTGTGCGTTTAGGTAATGACCTGGCGCGGGTTCTGCGGTGGGGTGCCGGCTACAGTGGGGAGGATCCCTACAGCGTACTGGTGTCTGTGGACGAGGCAGATGAAGTGGAGATGGACCGGTGGACCATTCTATTTGACGCTCAGGATATGACCGAGGATGGCACGCAGAACGGCTTCCTGGAGCCTCCCAAGGTACCACGTACCTCCAACCTGAGCCCACACCCTGGCTGCCCATGTTCTTTTGAGTTATCTGCTTGTCTTTgactcaaagtgtgtgtgtgtgtgtgtgtgtgtgtgtgtgtgtgtgttttgtagatAGTCCAGATGAATAACTACTTTGGCCTAGGGATTGATGCTGAACTCAGCCTGGACTTTCATCACGCTCGAGAAGAAGAACCAGGCAAATTCAACAGCAGGTCAGTACCTCAGTGTGCAGTACTAGGCATCTACTACAACAAGTTCTATTactacactgtgtccaaatgtttgtggacacctcgatgcaccctttgctgacacagatatggaAATGCACGCACGAATACACAtagtgtctagtccctgtaaagaagaagtactgccaatagaaaaggactctctggagcagataaacatgaacctggtggcaccatgctgcctaataatgccagctTTGGGCTAGAGGGAAataatgagctgtggagcagtggaagaactgtgttctctggaatgatggttgatgctccatccagttcttctaaatctaatagaaagacctcttccctggacagtatggagagttattccaacaaaagcagaatcaactcttcttttttttttttttaatgaaggagTAGGTGTGCATTAATACCCCATTCATGCCTCAAATTACTACCATATCCTCATTCATATtctacattaaatattaaaaccatacacgatttattattattattattagtagtaataataataataataataataatattctctATTCTAATTTTCATAATCTTGATTTCAGTGTAATTCTGTGTATTTTATTTCTTATCTGTACATAATTATATTTTCGATCTTGTCATTCTGGCACTATTTCACTAATGAGTAAACTAAATTGGATTACAGCAAATTATAGGAATTCTAATCACATCATTTCCTACCCTAATTTATCAAAGCTTCTGGTATGAGGTCTCACTTGCATTGATAAACTTTGTGTGTCAGCATTAGAGAGGCTAATATTGCACTACTGATTCACAAGCATGGCATTGTGCAGCCATATACCTCAGAGCAGCTGTGTACTGTATAACAGCCCTTTACACAGTGTACCCCTACCAGCTACCTCCTCTATACCACCAGTAGGTGCTTATTGTGAGAGGCCATTAAAGCAAGCACCTGCATAGAGCATACTTTACCTGCACAACAGCACCGCTCTCCAAGTTGAGAAACTAAGCATTGTACTGCAGAACAATCCCTGTAAACAGGTACTTCATACACACCACTACCAGATGATTTCTGATTATTGCAGCTCACCACTGCACTGGAGAGCCCTCAAAACAAGCACCTGAGCACATCATTACATACTGCTGTAAAGTAGCCTCTCATAACAAGCACTGTTTATTATGACTTCCTTATAAAGGGAAAACCCTTGCATAAATAGTTCCACATGTAGCTCACTATCGTAACACACCCTGTTTTTCCCCTGTTGTGCACCACTGCGTCCGTCTGCATGTTTGGATTAAGCGTATACATGTCTGCTTCTGGTGTTTTACAGGTTTCATAACAAGGGTGTGTATGTGAAGGTTGGCCTGCAGAAGCTGAGCCACACTCGAAACCTCCATAAAGACTTGAGATTGGAGGTGGACAAGCAGGAAGTAGAGCTGCCCAGCATTGAGGGACTCATCTTCCTCAACATCCCCAGGTGAACGTTCATTAACACGAACACGTGCACAGTTGCATACCTCACACCAGCAGTCACATGAGACCTGCTTCATCAAACTGTTTAAATTAAGAAATCGATtgtttatgtccaaatgtttgtggacacacgaGACACATCCCTGGGGAAGGGGCTTGCCCACAGCGACACCTGTATTTACCTTTATTTACACCAACACAACACTCAAAAGATGGCTGAAGCCCAAGTGGGGCTTCTAAAGGAACCACCAGCTGAATGCAGTGCTCAGGTCACCTCCTTTACAGAGTATCTGCCTCTCACCCTCTGTGTCTCTCCTCTGTGAGGGCTGCATTGGGCTAACCAGGTGTGCAAAGTCAGGCTGTGGTGAGGCTCCCATGGCTCCTCCATCTcaacactccttctaatgaaccCATTTGGCTACTAGgctgcacccgttgctgacacagatgtgcaaatgcacacacacagcttgtctagtccctgtagagaagtactatcaatagaataggactctctggagcagatcctAACAACCTAtggtgaacctattggcaccatgctgcctattaatgccaggcatgggctagaggggtataaagccccccagcattgagatgaggagcagtggaagtccaaagtcttcttctctggacagtagagacagttcctctaacaaaagcaggataagcttttttaatacccttgatttccaacgaaacggtgaatgagcaggtgtcccaatacttttgtccatatagtgtctatACATAACTTGTGTACTAacatgtgtttttctttgtagCTGGGGCTCGGGGGCTGATCTGTGGGGTTCAGACAATGATGCACGATTTGAAAAGCCCAGAATAGATGACGGCATGCTGGAGGTTGTGGGAGTGACTGGAGTGGTACACATGGTGAGTCACTCCCCCCTGCTCTCTCTCATTCTAAAAGATGGTGTAGCATCTCAAGTTTGAGCAATAATTGAGGAAATGTATCAAATATGTTGAAGAAAGAGTCTGGTTATAAATTCAGATCTGTCTGAATGTGTCTCTCAGGGTCAAGTCCAGAGTGGGATGCGCTCTGGGATCCGGATCGCCCAGGGCAGCTACATCCGCATCACAGTAACCAAGCCCATCCCAGTGCAGGTGGACGGGGAGCCGTGGATTCAAGCCCCCGGACAGATCATCATCTCTGCTGCTGGACCGAAGGTAATTCCTTTccaaacccacaaccatgaCTAACCCACATTGTAGCAGTGAAACAGGAGCTTCCCTGCAGGGCTGCTGTTGATCTTCTGCTTACGTCCGTCTCTCCTCCTGTAGGTGCACATGCTAAAGAAGTCCAAGATCAAGCAGAAGAAGCAGTCTGGCAGTCTGAAGGAAGGAAGAGCCGAGAGCCCAGCGCCAGGGGAAGGAGCAATCTGacgctcaaacacacacacagtgccagcAGACAGCTGTATGTCATAATGCCATAATGCAGGCCATTGAGTTAACAAGGCTGTGTGCTCTGCCTCAGCGCAGACTTCCATAATGAGTGCTCATAGTGTCCGCAGGATTAGAGAAGACCTCATCAGGAGAAGAACATAGTGTTTCATATTACAACAGGAAAAGTCTAGTGTCGCAGTGTTCAGAAGGTTTCGCTCCAATATCCAGAAAATTAAGCTCACTTAGTTGCTCCTTACTGCATTCCCTTATTTTATCCACTTATATCTTTTCACTGCCTTTTATAACCTCCAAGATGAGGATGCTGAGCGTCTAATGATGTGACgtcagtcaaaaaaaaaaggtgtccaCTACTGCTTCAAAGAAAGACCCAGAGAAGACAACAGCATGTCTCCCACAGAGTGGGAAAGAACTAGGCCTCACGGTTAGGGAGAGTGAAAGATGGTGTTTTTCCACTGAATTGGAAATCTAAACTTTTAAGAATTACGGTTATTTGAGCAAATCTATCGatagaaaaaacacttttggttctttTATAAAGAAGCACGTTTGGaatagaaatgtgtgagtgtatagAACTAGAGTTGGGCGGGATACACTCTTTTAAATATCGTTCTAAAATAATATGGGGGTATACAATATTCCATGCAAATCTCAtccagctttattttaaaacCGAAAAATTACCAAAAACCAATCAATCATTCATTAAATGTTAAACCATCAATCTGAACATTatcaggagagagaagatgGTTAGTACAGAGCTAAGTCAGGCTGTCTGACAAAAAGCCCACTTATTAACATCTAGACGAGAATGACCCGAGCGACTGGTGGCTAATGACCGAGCGGCTGCTGCTGTACGGACAGAAAGGCTGAATTTGAAGATTTTTTcttgtggttttggatctgtagccactTGCTAAGCTAGCTTAAACCTTTACTTAGCtaactagctcagctacagctcagagcagctgctgctgactaactgctgaggtAAAGGTATGTGAAGGTCTATTACAgaaatgcttctttatggaaccaaaagtggttcttctatggtatcgttcaaagaaccatttaaagcacctgcCTATTCTTTTCCAGATCAGCTCTGCTCTCCCATCTGCCTCTTTTAAGCATCATTCCACATTACAAGGTATTGGGATTGCCATTGCAATAAACATGGGGTCGGCTGCACCGAGTAAAGGTTATCTTGGAGCAGAACATTTCAGAGGTTTGACTTGAGAACCTTGAGAACTTTGAGTTTACATTCTTTTGACTGTTAAAGTTACTGTGTAACTCACATATTAGCTGATTTTCACATGCAGTAGCAAGCCCTTTAAGCTTTTTTGGCTTcgtacatgcacacatacacacacacacacacacacacacacacacacacacctactgtaCCTGCAGTTTGCACAACAACGTCAGTCACAGCAAAGTGAAAGTATTTGGACTTAGTTGGAGCTTTAAAAACAGTCTCTTTCTCTTACACTCCTGCTAGACAGCTGATGTGGACAGTGTCCGATAAGTGTAAACCGTGGAAACGCAGAATCGATGTTTATAGCTAGCGGGTTAACGAAGCTGCAAAGACTTTAAGGCAGCAGAATGAATGAAGTCAGCTTGGCAATTTTACTTGGAAAGGATATAGTTTTTAAAGATTTTGAGAGCAAGAGCTGGAGCCAGACTCAGTAAAGTTCCTCATAAAGGACCTCATCCACACTTGGacctgctcacttcatgtgATGAGTATTTCCATGGTAAAACcgcaaaaaagtattgggacacctgctcattcattgtttcttctgaaatcaagagtattgaagggttttttcctgcttttgttggagtaactgtctctactgtccagggaagaaggctttccagtAGAttatggaggagcattgctgtgaggatttgattgcattcagcgacaagagtgtcagtgaggtcaggatgttggatgattgctcaccaccccacctcatcatccctaactcatcctaaaggtactggatggagctccactatccatcattccagagaacacagttcttccactgctccacagatcctcaatgctggggggctttatacccctctagcccacgcctggtgttATTAGGCatcatggtgtcaataggttcatgtttgctatctgctccagagagtcctattctattggcagtacttcttctctacatggactagacaagctgtgtgaccAATAGGTGACAACATTAGGACATCTTCTGAAAGAGCACCTTGACCATCACACCTGGGCTAGGGCGGGGGTTTTCAGCAGGGCGGTCATAATGATGGGCATTTTTTTAGAAGATTCTTAAGAACTGTTGAAGTTTATTTTCTCAGATAACCTTTGGTGAGCCTGGTTCCTGGTCTTGGTTTGGTAAACGAGATCAGCTTGTTTAGATAGACCTACTGTGTATAAGTGATGCATTCCCTTTTGGCTGGTCATAGTCATGTGGTCGTGTCAATCAAGTGTGGCCTTTCCAATCAGAACTCAGAAGCATgaatattttagcattttaacgtgagtgtgagtgtctgtgtgtatgtgtgtgtgtgtgtgtgtagatgaacCCT
This genomic window contains:
- the LOC140573769 gene encoding diacylglycerol kinase theta; the protein is MADSGRTKPTGAGESPGCGRRKGESPGSSSSSPGSGRRKAPQAPQAPQSPGSRSKLPASSLGHSFRRVTLTKPTFCHHCSDFIWGLVGYLCEVCNFMSHEKCLKHVRTVCSCMAPTVVRVPVAHCFGPASQKKRFCCVCRKNLEGTAALRCEVCELHVHSDCAPFSCSDCRLCHQDGGQEYDMYHHHWREGNIASGARCEVCRRACSSSDVLSGMRCEWCGITAHASCYIIIPPECSLGRLRSMILHPSCVRVCSRNFSKMHCYRISETSQQCELDNLDDVDVQTPVTTKENQSSGSSDTGKQTLRVFDGDDAVKRNQFRLVSIPRITKNEEVVEAALRAFYMPDEPQDYELQIHTQQGLLTDDIINRNGTPDNKTVFKDSQTETWVLRAKPQEAELLKIYAGWLKAGVAYISITVGKSSTVDSVLKEVLTQLGKQDENPADFNLVEVFMSSKQVQRQILAGQELLLEKLREIRKISLRQMNQTRFYIVESRNRVVQVDLLLGGLPLHLNTEEYTQLLQQHLAIKSHLVTINHVYAGQGAVALQISCFSEAERIYMLARDTSVNGKQLTSLVIPEIMQSKLSRGSSPLLVFVNPKSGGLKGREILYGFRKLLNPHQVFELTSGGPLPGLHTFREVPHFRMLVCGGDGTVGWVLGVLESIRHKLSCPEPAISIVPLGTGNDLARVLRWGAGYSGEDPYSVLVSVDEADEVEMDRWTILFDAQDMTEDGTQNGFLEPPKIVQMNNYFGLGIDAELSLDFHHAREEEPGKFNSRFHNKGVYVKVGLQKLSHTRNLHKDLRLEVDKQEVELPSIEGLIFLNIPSWGSGADLWGSDNDARFEKPRIDDGMLEVVGVTGVVHMGQVQSGMRSGIRIAQGSYIRITVTKPIPVQVDGEPWIQAPGQIIISAAGPKVHMLKKSKIKQKKQSGSLKEGRAESPAPGEGAI